The Lineus longissimus chromosome 2, tnLinLong1.2, whole genome shotgun sequence genome window below encodes:
- the LOC135483022 gene encoding F-box only protein 39-like — protein sequence MNGRKRTRKMYPTEKKRGLGQKEEEKLGIKVSKTKPDWLTLPDLAMVRILEHLDKTSRSNFALTCKRLEELSHSPSLWRVANLDFVNRKHAVSDYRVVCNHAKYLHHLQVFGMRSTTRPRTLEDQEETVTMRFLPNFLRKYITQARLKSIFLSDVNVDKNFHKPVSFVKSLKAVLSTQCNLVVVQLSSLRVQYHHGIALLGALATTNGSTLSSLNIFNFFVSNVSTLGSEFNSIIEKFSKLKEFFVNYNCLDDGAISALAESETSSKTLQLLSVDVYGCEPHDHVISTSTWRQFKAACPRTKVTFDLDEIERYHDFISILTPGMPLHTLKLWTGYDIEDEARLPALFVHLAENFNDVIESATFQVDNSATPIDAELLFFVQQCKRLSGIELFAILGVDVIERICRLQQTKKIHLEKFHVTLNSATAAEAVDLMLVEDAYADMLYDPDDCLDFEFSTDADGAIFSDSDVTIDDE from the exons ATGAACGGGAGGAAGCGTACGCGAAAAATGTATCCTACTGAAAAGAAACGGGGTTTAGgccaaaaagaagaagaaaaattgggTATCAAAGTTTCAAAAACTAAGCCAGATTGGTTAACTTTACCAGATCTTGCTATGGTTCGAATTTTAGAGCATCTAGATAAGACTTCCCGGTCTAATTTTGCGTTGACTTGTAAAAGATTGGAAGAACTCTCCCATTCGCCAAGTCTTTGGAGAGTGGCCAATCTTGACTTTGTAAATCGCAAACATGCTGTGAGTGACTATCGTGTAGTGTGCAACCATGCGAAATACCTTCACCATCTGCAAGTCTTTGGAATGAGGAGTACAACCCGCCCACGGACCTTGGAAGACCAAGAAGAAACAGTCACGATGAGATTCTTACCCAATTTTCTGAGGAAATACATCACTCAGGCCAGGCTCAAAAGTATCTTCCTTAGCGACGTCAATGTGGATAAGAATTTTCATAAACCTGTATCGTTTGTAAAGAGTCTGAAAGCGGTTCTCTCCACTCAATGCAATTTAGTGGTTGTCCAATTGTCTTCTCTCAGAGTTCAGTATCACCATGGAATTGCTCTTCTTGGTGCCCTGGCGACGACGAACGGCTCCACCCTCTCCTCTCTGAACATCTTTAACTTCTTTGTGTCGAACGTGTCCACCCTCGGGAGCGAATTCAACTCCATCATCGAAAAGTTCAGTAAGCTGAAGGAGTTCTTCGTAAACTACAACTGCCTCGACGATGGTGCTATTTCTGCCTTGGCTGAGAGTGAGACGTCATCCAAGACCCTGCAACTCCTGTCCGTGGATGTTTACGGGTGTGAACCACACGACCACGTCATCAGCACATCCACTTGGAGACAATTCAAGGCCGCCTGTCCGAGAACGAAGGTCACCTTTGACCTGGATGAGATTGAGCGATACCATGACTTCATCTCCATTCTAACGCCAGGAATGCCCCTTCACACATTGAAACTCTGGACTGGTTATGACATAGAGGACGAAGCTCGATTGCCAGCATTGTTTGTGCACCTAGCTGAAAACTTCAACGATGTCATTG aaagcgcTACATTCCAAGTTGACAATTCCGCCACGCCTATTGACGCCGAGTTACTCTTCTTCGTTCAGCAATGCAAGAGGCTCTCAGGCATCGAGCTCTTCGCCATCCTGGGCGTTGATGTCATTGAACGCATTTGCAGACTGCAGCAAACAAAGAAAATAC ACCTGGAGAAGTTCCACGTCACCCTGAACAGCGCTACGGCCGCGGAGGCAGTGGACTTGATGTTGGTGGAAGATGCCTACGCGGACATGCTGTATGATCCGGACGACTGCCTCGACTTCGAATTCTCCACAGACGCAGACGGCGCGATTTTCTCTGACAGTGATGTGACTATCGACGACGAATGA
- the LOC135483814 gene encoding fanconi-associated nuclease 1-like, which produces MPRKTARRKDESTKSNTDKRQTSILDLFAKKRHQKCGVTTSEKVCMGVGSNSVDSASDDDVQVISVRGSRPMGSESIYFSHNHAIMPGADIFMDGGEKSSGVSKLTLRRSTGTGTASTVVLPQNTQTTARNCTNSLHGSVSTQANDSGCSVKTDTAVGSPGEVVTGVQRSRKRKASGTNQQKRKPSFKGQISQSDCKKSKRSRCCEDVKSEENVRKYSFPPLPCSNSCVPSCSQSSIEDSGVDTMTSKQESGSAYMHKQLDSAPAIQMTSDQSASNSPGINPNPNLDLTGLKSSNLDSELIGLDGPEVTSEDTSSQLTISESPTLVGISQESQRNSRDSQEVESGRTSVESQSTIDTPQYLPYYIENFKLVIKTILEDEFFSYLFDAEDLLSTETFCSSLSDQAQKLYVRLFLRKHKWLCVRKIQYPKIALDLDPFLKELVDVGLLWDESKLEGLEVCLNLLPADELRGYAKKMHVDVTNQRMPMIVESLLKQSKQRTVGAMFGMKSDLEDTMFRRVKCLVGPCYRLRDAPCQVFLRCMMLFSLTSTAFEDDDQANSQQLYQILQVNRGLITYPTYKIQRTTKIYRSKDDLLQFQTALNIYSEILGAIESHAFDAGVNLYNQAKLLYAEHCANEELISFELSLPTFLRVYTAGSVYIRVLNQGVEVLQKVKKYAEANEVLEELLNQSLHCQHYRGHWWDRLALNLDQHLKSPDKSLDVIRKGLSDLHVRSGRRLALYQRSQKICESPSNKKLKKRQKEFKHNKVQEAPKVTIQGRLLPKSILGAHSHFVSPDSADGNSQDVTLCRVEQVAISHYKKEGYDQGIHGESSTFFVLLHLYFWDIIFMDDIPDVFYNKYQTAPLDMRTEEFYTNRKRPINKRLKWLKKASEEELLEHLEKVWSEHDGQVCATMNWERFDDLEQAKTLVRAFKGEFMSGVFKRIIRDPRHTSSGMPDLVVWNTTDNTFRLVEVKGPGDKLSTKQILWLDYFLSLGATAEVCHVVGVGARKLMHSTSRESQEM; this is translated from the exons ATGCCGAGGAAGACTGCCAGACGTAAAGATGAGTCTACCAAGAGTAATACAGACAAAAGGCAGACTTCAATTCTTGATCTTTTTGCCAAAAAACGCCATCAAAAGTGTGGTGTGACGACCAGCGAAAAAGTTTGCATGGGCGTTGGGTCTAATAGTGTTGACTCTGCATCTGATGATGATGTGCAAGTGATATCTGTCCGTGGCAGTAGGCCTATGGGGTCTGAATCGATATATTTCAGTCACAATCATGCAATTATGCCAGGTGCTGATATATTCATGGACGGTGGTGAGAAGTCTTCAGGAGTCTCCAAGCTCACGTTGCGAAGGTCAACAGGCACTGGCACAGCTTCAACTGTAGTCCTGCCACAGAACACTCAAACTACTGCCAGAAACTGTACAAATTCACTTCATGGCTCTGTCTCTACTCAGGCCAATGATTCTGGATGTTCTGTTAAAACAGATACAGCAGTGGGATCTCCTGGTGAAGTAGTTACAGGTGTTCAAAGAAGCCGTAAAAGAAAAGCCTCTGGAACGAATCAGCAGAAAAGGAAACCGTCTTTTAAAGGGCAGATTTCACAATCAGATTGTAAAAAATCAAAAAGGAGCAGATGTTGTGAAGATGTGAAATCAGAAGAAAATGTGAGGAAATATTCTTTCCCACCCTTACCATGTTCAAATTCATGTGTGCCATCGTGTAGCCAAAGCTCTATTGAGGACTCTGGGGTTGATACAATGACATCGAAACAGGAATCTGGTTCTGCTTATATGCATAAACAGCTTGACTCTGCTCCTGCAATTCAAATGACTTCAGATCAAAGTGCCTCGAATTCACCAGGGATCAATCCAAATCCTAACTTAGATCTAACTGGTCTTAAAAGTTCAAATTTGGATTCCGAGTTGATTGGCTTGGATGGTCCTGAAGTCACATCGGAGGACACTTCATCTCAGTTGACAATCTCAGAATCTCCTACACTGGTGGGAATATCACAAGAATCCCAGAGAAATTCAAGAGATTCTCAAGAGGTGGAATCTGGAAGGACTTCTGTAGAATCTCAATCAACTATTGATACTCCTCAATATCTGCCTTATTacattgaaaatttcaaattagtGATCAAAACAATCTTAGAAGATGAATTCTTTAGCTATTTATTCGATGCAGAGGACTTACTCTCAACAGAGACATTTTGCTCATCTTTATCTGATCAAGCTCAAAAATTATATGTACGATTGTTTTTAAGAAAACACAAATGGCTTTGTGTGAGAAAGATACAGTATCCAAAAATAGCACTGGATCTTGACCCATTTCTGAAAGAATTGGTTGATGTTGGGCTACTTTGGGATGAATCAAAGTTGGAAGGATTGGAAGTATGCCTGAACCTTTTGCCCGCTGACGAATTGAGAGGCTACGCCAAGAAGATGCATGTTGATGTGACAAACCAACGGATGCCGATGATCGTGGAATCTCTGCTGAAGCAGAGTAAGCAGAGGACAGTTGGTGCTATGTTTGGGATGAAAAGTGACCTTGAGGACACTATGTTCAGGAG GGTGAAGTGTCTTGTTGGTCCTTGCTACCGTCTGCGTGATGCTCCATGTCAGGTCTTCCTCCGCTGCATGATGCTCTTCTCTCTGACGTCCACCGCTTTCGAGGACGACGACCAGGCAAACAGCCAGCAGTTATATCAGATCCTTCAGGTCAACAGAGGGTTAATCACCTACCCAACGTACAAGATCCAAAGAACGACTAAGATATACCGCTCCAAAGATGACCTTTTGCAGTTTCAGACTGCCTTGAATATCTATTCCGAAATCCTTGGTGCCATAGAAAGTCATGCCTTCGATGCTGGTGTCAATTTGTACAATCAGGCAAAGTTGCTGTACGCTGAACACTGTGCTAACGAAGAGCTCATCTC GTTTGAATTGTCACTCCCAACCTTCCTAAGGGTGTACACTGCTGGCTCTGTCTACATCAGAGTCCTAAACCAAGGGGTGGAAGTCCTACAGAAGGTGAAAAAGTACGCCGAGGCTAATGAGGTACTGGAAGAGCTGCTCAACCAGTCTCTTCATTGCCAGCACTATAGGGGGCACTGGTGGGATAGGTTGGCGCTGAATCTGGATCAGCATCTAAAGAGCCCAGATAAG TCTCTGGATGTTATTCGAAAGGGCCTATCAGATCTTCATGTCAGGTCAGGGCGTAGGTTGGCATTATATCAACGATCTCAGAAAATCTGTGAATCTCCAAGCAACAAGAAGCTAAAGAAGAGACAGAAAGAGTTCAAACATAACAAAGTTCAAGAAGCCCCAAAG GTGACCATCCAAGGTCGGCTGCTGCCCAAATCAATCCTTGGTGCTCATAGCCATTTTGTCAGTCCAGATTCTGCTGATGGGAATAGTCAAGATGTGACATTATGTCGTGTGGAGCAGGTTGCCATTTCACATTACAAGAAGGAAGGCTACGACCAAG GTATCCACGGAGAGAGTAGCACATTCTTCGTACTTCTACACCTCTATTTCTGGGATATCATTTTCATGGACGATATACCTGATGTTTTCTACAACAAGTACCAGACAGCGCCTCTCGACATGAGGACAGAGGAGTTCTATACAAACAGGAAACGACCCATAAACAAGAGATTGAAATGGTTGAAGAAAGCTTCAGAAGAG GAGCTCCTGGAACATCTTGAAAAAGTCTGGTCAGAACACGATGGACAGGTGTGTGCTACAATGAACTGGGAGAGGTTTGACGATCTGGAGCAAGCCAAGACATTGGTGCGGGCATTCAAAGGAGAATTCATGTCGGGCGTATTCAAACGAATCATCAGGGATCCGCGACACACGAGCTCTGGAATGCCCGACCTTGTTGTCTGGAATACAACAGACAACACGTTCAGG ctggttgAAGTAAAGGGTCCGGGTGATAAGTTGTCAACCAAACAGATCCTCTGGCTGGATTACTTCTTGTCGCTTGGTGCCACTGCAGAAGTCTGCCATGTTGTTG GTGTTGGAGCAAGAAAATTGATGCATTCCACGAGCAGGGAATCTCAGGAAATGTAA
- the LOC135483023 gene encoding amiloride-sensitive sodium channel subunit gamma-like, with amino-acid sequence MTWTYHLPKDKYYSDDYFTNPEPNVEEMPWYRKRTDPAFKALGRMGRAVAKIPGQQRVKMAHQATDFIQHIVYNGEVLSPGEMSAFTSEEYGVCHTFNAKTANRAVRRARKPGPAHGVSIVMFIEQEEYLGSVSPAAGVKVVIHNSDARPFPYEQGIDIAPGQFTSIGLRKTRFIREVPPYGTCTDGKDKPFKGRGLLYKVNYTTVACERSCLQYYTIDRCGCADVKTPAPAGAILCEEEQDACIEQVTREYLVGALACDCPLPCE; translated from the exons atgacGTGGACGTACCACCTTCCAAAG GATAAATACTATTCCGATGACTACTTCACCAACCCTGAACCCAATGTCGAAGAGATGCCCTGGTACCGGAAACGGACGGATCCCGCCTTCAAAGCTTTAGGGCGTATGGGCCGCGCAGTCGCGAAGATCCCTGGCCAACAACGCGTGAAGATGGCTCACCAGGCGACAGACTTCATTCAGCATATTGTCTACAACGGAGAGGTGTTGTCACCAGGGGAGATGTCCGCTTTCACGTCCGAGGAGTATGGTGTCTGTCACACTTTTAACGCAAAGACTGCCAACAGAGCAGTGAGAAGAGCTCGGAAGCCTGGGCCAGCACATG GTGTCAGTATCGTAATGTTTATCGAACAAGAGGAATACCTTGGGTCAGTGTCGCCCGCAGCTGGTGTCAAGGTCGTCATCCACAACAGTGACGCGCGTCCGTTCCCCTACGAGCAAGGAATCGATATCGCCCCTGGACAGTTCACTTCCATCGGACTTCGGAAG ACTCGATTTATCAGAGAGGTACCGCCGTATGGCACATGTACGGACGGAAAAGACAAGCCATTCAAAGGTCGTGGGCTTCTCTACAAGGTCAACTACACCACTGTT GCATGTGAACGAAGCTGCCTTCAGTACTACACCATTGACCGTTGCGGCTGCGCGGACGTCAAAACCCCAGCACCGGCAGGTGCCATCTTGTGTGAAGAAGAACAAG ATGCGTGCATTGAGCAGGTTACAAGAGAGTATCTGGTCGGGGCGTTGGCGTGCGATTGCCCACTCCCGTGTGAGTAA
- the LOC135483143 gene encoding chromatin assembly factor 1 subunit A-B-like, with translation MSMEVCEPIKMSPKKDTLTSPNALTKGLKQVRLPFKQLDQKIVSPVLSGKKRKLSSGESSASKITKTISSITPKSSGKPKLPVHRPENVALKSDENEVSSSSEAENIPLQDGRKSKPRFIEKFLEAAQQREVSTSGEVVDLTSEMEEKDCDISGVTAHDIEDESKEESVEVDTKSQDGSATNMDVVVVDSEEPKEKQDIPVPTPDKRLEATPVSKQKKAVPKIEDLFSAASKTPNLTKRSGDEMVTPAKVLKTSEMLSPQSTGSPSEMMSPGASSAVKVTPTSTVEKKAVSLKKKQEKEMERQKKKEEKEKEKLEKQKQRDEAKAERDRKKQEEKDKKEQERLQKEKEKQEKKEQVEKERLERLKQKEEEKKKKLEALEEEKRKREDEKKKKEDEKRMKEEEKKKDEEEKNLKAKAVFTSFFIKSETSPTSKPATREETGLFRGFYVNKDMTLAPSKRAHAHLEGFDSKFESQECGTLYLDELKTGSRQPVRTGKLTSCLVNGNDDVVVVKKDEADIVPKDDGNPESEEGCPKVMKTKYLKFKENNRPAYRGTWRKRSDILSPRNPFKMDKDLFDYEYDSDDDWEEEEPGESLSNSEGEGDDEDDKPSNDADDDEDGFFVPHGYLSDDEVCDEEEELNNPEKLKALQIAKAKAFEMEMKRKCEYMRAVVIGCCWMNATHQIPEVYNRLQAYKAVPLSTTPIVTACTKKKSAVKEDEKPKSKGFKKKSVPEEAIPDLIKYIHCNVIGIQKLVRGFRTLWHEKMHPVAAAPEVPTPEPGDAPMDTDAPKESTQPPTGDGTAKTEAESPASEKIPESEHAMSIRQLELKITSIATYQKGPQHYRKCWYVKPETLKKYNLEELQEKVTERQVNKSVDKKDLNKSVDGSQTPCATPEVATPKSSRTTPSVTITRFTVKADPEAKWQLEKPPPKPAPATPKPSQTVTASPAPVGSSPAVASKASARRIQLTTLTNFMKPKPGKGADTKANSVLSAVVADQKVSSGVSAAASSLEQNVNPSKCLVIDLTDEFSNHAITPSSGGSYVSLVPAASAPANHLSSDAMVLLSGKGAVSVETGGVASSVHVVANGATSSVDIVTDEKTNNVEMTDAGDVILLG, from the exons ATGAGTATGGAAGTCTGTG AGCCCATCAAGATGTCGCCAAAGAAAGACACCCTAACAAGTCCAAATGCACTAACAAAAGGTTTAAAACAAG TGCGACTGCCATTCAAGCAACTGGACCAAAAGATTGTCTCCCCTGTCCTCTCAGGGAAAAAGCGCAAGTTGTCCAGCGGAGAAAGTTCTGCCTCAAAGATAACCAAGACCATTTCTAGCATTACTCCTAAATCTTCTGGTAAACCCAAGCTTCCTGTCCATAGACCTGAAAATGTTGCTCtgaaaagtgatgaaaatgaggTCAGCTCAAGTTCAGAAGCGGAGAATATCCCTCTGCAAGATGGCCGCAAGTCCAAGCCAAGGTTCATTGAGAAGTTTCTTGAGGCTGCCCAGCAACGCGAGGTGTCAACTTCAGGTGAAGTTGTTGATCTGACGTCAGAAATGGAGGAGAAAGACTGTGATATTTCTGGTGTGACGGCTCACGATATTGAAGATGAGAGCAAGGAAGAGTCTGTAGAAGTTGATACTAAAAGTCAAGATGGCTCTGCAACCAATAtggatgttgttgttgtagatTCCGAAGAGCCCAAAGAAAAACAAGATATCCCAGTACCTACTCCAGACAAAAGACTTGAGGCAACTCCTGTGAGCAAACAAAAGAAAGCTGTGCCAAAGATAGAAGATCTTTTCTCTGCGGCTTCCAAGACACCAAACTTGACAAAACGCTCTGGTGATGAGATGGTGACCCCTGCCAAAGTTCTCAAGACCTCTGAAATGCTGTCTCCACAGAGTACTGGCTCCCCGTCGGAGATGATGTCCCCAGGAGCGTCCTCTGCAGTCAAAGTCACCCCAACATCAACTGTAGAGAAAAAAGCAGTG TCCTTAAAAAAGAAACAAGAGAAAGAGATGGAACGAcaaaagaagaaggaagagaaagaaaaagagaaaCTGGAGAAACAGAAACAACGCGATGAAGCCAAGGCTGAGAGAGATCGCAAGAAGCAGGAGGAGAAG GACAAGAAAGAACAGGAACGTCTgcagaaagagaaagaaaagcagGAGAAGAAAGAACAAGTAGAGAAGGAGAGACTGGAGAGGTTGAAACAGAAGGAggaggagaaaaagaagaaattggaGGCTCTGGA GGAAGAGAAACGCAAGAGGGAAGAcgaaaaaaagaagaaggaagaCGAAAAACGAatgaaagaagaagagaagaaaaagGATGAAGAAGAAAAG AATTTGAAAGCGAAAGCTGTCTTTACCAGTTTCTTCATCAAGTCCGAGACGTCACCAACTTCAAAGCCCGCCACCAGAGAAGAAACTGGCTTGTTCAGGGGATTTTATGTCAACAAAGATATGACCCTGGCTCCATCGAAACGAGCGCATGCACATTTGGAAGGATTTGATTCCAAATTTGAATCTCAAGAATGTGGTACCCTGTACCTTGATGAGTTGAAAACTGGATCCCGGCAACCAGTCAGGACTGGTAAATTGACGTCTTG TCTTGTCAATGGTAATGACGACGTTGTAGTTGTCAAGAAAGACGAAGCAGACATCGTCCCAAAGGATGATGGGAACCCGGAGAGTGAGGAAGGCTGCCCGAAAGTCATGAAGACTAAGTACCTAAAATTCAAAGAGAACAATCGGCCGGCATACCGTGGAACGTGGAGGAAGAGGAGTGATATTTTGTCGCCGAGGAATCCATTTAAAATGGATAAG GATCTGTTCGACTATGAatatgatagtgatgatgactgGGAGGAAGAGGAACCTGGAGAAAGTCTCTCTAATTCTGAG ggAGAAGGCGATGACGAAGATGATAAGCCTAGCAATGATGCTGACGATGATGAGGATGGCTTCTTTGTCCCTCACGGCTATCTCTCTGACGATGAAGTATGTGATGAGGAGGAAGAG TTGAACAATCCAGAGAAATTGAAAGCCCTACAAATCGCTAAAGCGAAGGCATTTGAAATGGAGATGAAACGCAAATGTGAATACATGAGAGCTGTTGTGATTGGCTGTTGCTGGATGAATGCTACCCACCAGATTCCTGAAGTGTACAATCGATTGCAAGCATACAAG GCTGTGCCATTGTCCACAACCCCGATCGTAACCGCCTGCACCAAAAAGAAATCCGCTGTAAAGGAAGATGAAAAACCTAAATCCAAGGGATTCAAGAAGAAGTCTGTTCCAGAAGAAG CCATTCCTGACCTGATCAAGTACATTCATTGTAACGTCATTGGTATCCAGAAGCTTGTCCGTGGATTCAGGACACTGTGGCATGAAAAGATGCACCCGGTGGCAGCTGCCCCGGAAGTGCCCACACCAGAACCTGGAGATGCTCCCATGGATACGGATGCCCCCAAGGAGAGCACACAGCCACCCACTGGTGATGGTACTGCTAAGACAGAAGCTGAGAGCCCAGCTTCAGAGAAAATTCCAGAATCGGAGCACGCAATGTCGATACGCCAGTTGGAATTGAAAATCACATCCATCGCAACATATCAAAAAGGACCGCAGCACTATCGTAAGTGCTGGTACGTAAAACCAGAGACTTTGAAGAAGTATAACTTGGAGGAGCTCCAAGAAAAAGTCACAGAAAGACAAGTGAATAAAAGTGTTGATAAAAAGGACCTTAATAAAAGTGTGGATGGGTCGCAGACGCCTTGTGCAACACCAGAAGTTGCTACCCCAAAAAGTTCAAGGACAACTCCGTCTGTAACCATCACTCGGTTTACCGTGAAGGCTGACCCCGAGGCCAAGTGGCAGCTGGAGAAACCTCCACCAAAACCTGCCCCGGCAACTCCGAAACCCTCCCAAACTGTTACTGCGTCCCCAgcacctgttggttcttcaccAGCAGTAGCGAGCAAGGCGTCTGCTCGACGGATCCAGCTAACAACATTAACTAACTTTATGAAACCAAAGCCTGGAAAAGGTGCGGACACGAAGGCAAACAGTGTTCTGTCAGCTGTTGTGGCAGACCAAAAGGTTTCCAGTGGTGTATCTGCAGCAGCTAGTAGTTTGGAGCAAAATGTTAATCCATCAAAATGCCTCGTTATTGATTTGACAGATGAGTTTTCAAATCACGCTATTACGCCTTCATCTGGTGGTAGCTATGTGTCATTAGTTCCTGCTGCTAGCGCGCCAGCTAACCATTTGTCAAGTGATGCAATGGTACTACTGAGTGGTAAGGGTGCAGTGTCGGTTGAAACAGGTGGTGTTGCAtctagtgtacatgtagttgcgaATGGTGCAACTTCTTCAGTTGACATAGTGACAGACGAAAAAACAAACAATGTTGAAATGACTGATGCTGGTGACGTTATTCTTTTAGGATGA
- the LOC135483145 gene encoding acid-sensing ion channel 2-like, which produces MVLRGGALKKAVETNGLGQDLLKTSIFFETLQFQTNLEERSYLFVNLLSDIGGQSGLWVGLSVLSGMEILEFFYVIAKCLLRLKVQSDEDRGEEKIDSDDDEAANNMTCA; this is translated from the exons ATGGTGCTGAGAGGAGGGGCTCTAAAGAAGGCTGTGGAAACAAATGGGCTCGG CCAGGATCTACTAAAAACTAGTATATTCTTTGAAACACTCCAATTCCAAACTAATCTAGAAGAGCGTTCATATTTG TTTGTGAATCTCCTCAGCGACATCGGTGGTCAAAGTGGACTTTGGGTTGGCCTTTCTGTCCTCTCTGGAATGGAAATATTGGAGTTCTTCTACGTCATAGCCAAATGTCTCCTCCGCCTGAAGGTGCAGTCCGATGAGGATCGCGGTGAAGAGAAAATAGACtccgatgatgatgaagccGCAAATAACATGACTTGTGCTTAA